One Gossypium hirsutum isolate 1008001.06 chromosome A11, Gossypium_hirsutum_v2.1, whole genome shotgun sequence genomic window carries:
- the LOC107924781 gene encoding uncharacterized protein — protein MAAAEARAAWQRTANRCFVQEDAKRAPKLACCQSSSSTKQADSNPSGVADKHNHPAIGFMPLNRTPSYSNLPPDTRWWLQLQPNYGPQMSLTNEQLNALEDEVESLKAEINSSKVSSDLQQDAHDISITDRKKNNSYSLDSKETMESFEFLEMESVECRASMKTNDFCSEPESPWSGGGKAEPWWRTTDKDELASLVAQKSLDFIENCDLPPPQKVHVRGYSHACSGSFDGGEVSSLAWKSRTVAIRSPMVNHAQMSPGSVRKHGRQMSSVGEGKMQCASNSLSSTSTTEKDMLEQVTESDPTKAQLLEALCHSQTRAREAEKAAQKAYEEKEHVIKLLFKQASQLFAYKQWFQLQQLEPFYHQIKNNEQPVVFPWTPYKSQKFRKSWLKTGKERRGKRGQPRPDITKYAVALALGLSLVGAGLLLGWTVGWMLPF, from the exons ATGGCAGCAGCGGAAGCAAGGGCAGCCTGGCAAAGAACAGCTAATCGTTGCTTTGTCCAAGAAGATGCCAAAAGAGCTCCCAAGTTAGCTTGCTGCCAATCATCGTCTTCCACTAAACAAGCCGATTCCAACCCCAGTGGCGTGGCAGATAAACATAATCACCCTGCAATAGGTTTCATGCCTCTCAACAGGACCCCTTCTTATTCCAATCTACCCCCTGATACGAGGTGGTGGCTTCAGCTGCAACCTAACTATGGTCCCCAAATGAGTTTAACAAATGAGCAGCTGAATGCCTTAGAGGATGAAGTGGAAAGCTTGAAAGCTGAAATAAACTCCTCCAAAGTAAGTAGTGATCTTCAGCAGGATGCACATGATATTTCCATTACTGATAGAAAAAAGAACAATAGCTATTCTCTTGATTCAAAGGAAACAATGGAAAGCTTTGAATTTTTGGAGATGGAATCTGTTGAATGCCGTGCTTCCATGAAAACCAATGACTTCTGTTCTGAACCAGAGTCTCCCTGGTCCGGGGGTGGGAAGGCTGAGCCATGGTGGCGCACAACAGATAAAGACGAGCTGGCCTCCTTGGTTGCACAAAAGTCACTAGATTTTATTGAGAATTGTGATCTTCCCCCACCTCAGAAGGTGCATGTGAGGGGGTACTCGCACGCGTGTTCTGGTTCTTTTGACGGTGGTGAAGTATCATCTTTGGCTTGGAAGTCCCGGACAGTTGCAATTCGCAGTCCAATGGTTAATCATGCACAGATGTCTCCTGGCTCCGTAAGAAAACATGGAAGACAGATGTCTTCAGTTGGAGAAGGGAAGATGCAATGTGCTTCCAATTCATTGTCCAG TACAAGTACAACGGAAAAGGATATGTTAGAGCAAGTTACAGAGTCTGATCCTACCAAGGCTCAGCTACTAGAAGCACTGTGTCACTCGCAAACACGTGCAAGGGAAGCTGAGAAAGCAGCACAGAAAGCCTATGAAGAGAAGGAGCATGTCATCAAGCTTCTCTTCAAACAAGCCTCGCAACTCTTTGCCTATAAACAATGGTTCCAATTGCAGCAGCTAGAACCCTTTTACCACCAGATCAAGAATAACGAGCAGCCTGTAGTCTTTCCATGGACGCCCTACAAAAGCCAGAAATTTCGGAAGAGCTGGCTAAAGACCGGAAAAGAGAGACGAGGGAAGCGAGGCCAACCTAGACCTGACATAACCAAGTATGCTGTTGCTTTAGCACTGGGACTCAGTCTCGTTGGTGCTGGTTTGCTGTTGGGATGGACAGTGGGGTGGATGCTACCTTTCTAG